A genomic region of Streptomyces sp. NBC_00247 contains the following coding sequences:
- a CDS encoding IclR family transcriptional regulator encodes MTAETSQTLDRGLRVLKLLADTDHGLTVTELSNRLGVNRTVVYRLLATLEQHTLVRRDLGGRARVGLGVLRLGRQVHPLVREAALPALRSLAEDIGATAHLTLVDGADALAVAVVEPTWTDYHVAYRPGFRHPLDQGAAGRAILSARQRTVVDHPGYTLTQGELEAGASGAAAPLVGVSGVEGSVGVVMLADSIPDRVGPRVLDAAREVADALR; translated from the coding sequence GTGACCGCGGAGACTTCCCAGACACTCGACCGAGGACTTCGTGTCCTCAAACTGCTCGCCGACACCGACCACGGGCTGACCGTCACCGAGCTGTCCAACCGGCTCGGCGTCAACCGCACGGTCGTCTATCGGCTGCTCGCCACACTCGAACAGCACACCCTCGTGCGCCGCGATCTCGGCGGCCGGGCCAGGGTCGGACTCGGCGTGCTCCGCTTGGGCCGCCAGGTGCACCCCCTCGTGCGGGAGGCGGCGCTGCCCGCACTCCGCTCGCTGGCCGAGGACATCGGGGCCACCGCCCACCTGACGCTCGTCGACGGTGCGGACGCGCTCGCCGTCGCCGTCGTCGAGCCGACCTGGACCGACTACCACGTCGCGTACCGGCCCGGTTTCCGCCACCCGCTGGACCAGGGTGCCGCGGGGCGGGCCATCCTCTCCGCCCGGCAGCGCACCGTCGTGGACCACCCCGGCTACACCCTCACCCAGGGGGAGCTGGAGGCGGGCGCCAGCGGGGCCGCGGCGCCGCTGGTCGGTGTCTCGGGAGTGGAGGGGAGCGTGGGCGTGGTCATGCTCGCGGACTCCATTCCCGACCGGGTCGGCCCACGCGTCCTGGACGCGGCCCGCGAGGTGGCCGACGCCCTGCGCTGA
- a CDS encoding S16 family serine protease — protein sequence MPLRLSRPRTLALCALPVLALFGTAAFAPLPFTVAQPGTTANVLGSADGKPVITITGAPTRTTEGQLRMTTIVATGPKADVRVGDVVDGWFRTDRAVMSRDSVYPTQGSEKQIEQHNLNDMKESQDVAVDAALNYLDREQGSMTFSLDLGDIGGPSAGLFLALGIIDKLDGNGSGGDLTGGRTIAGTGTIAADGAVGAVGGVSMKTQAARRDGATVFLVPKDECGAAEAELPKGLRLIPVTTLKGAVSALDALDRGASVPSC from the coding sequence GTGCCCCTTCGTCTCTCGCGCCCCCGCACCCTCGCTCTCTGCGCGCTGCCGGTACTCGCCCTGTTCGGGACCGCCGCCTTCGCCCCGCTGCCGTTCACCGTGGCCCAGCCCGGCACCACGGCCAACGTCCTCGGCTCGGCGGACGGCAAGCCGGTGATCACCATCACCGGCGCACCCACCCGCACCACCGAGGGCCAGCTGCGGATGACGACGATCGTCGCGACCGGGCCCAAGGCCGACGTGCGCGTCGGTGACGTGGTCGACGGCTGGTTCCGTACGGACCGGGCGGTCATGTCCCGCGACTCCGTCTATCCGACCCAGGGCTCCGAGAAGCAGATCGAACAGCACAACCTGAACGACATGAAGGAGTCCCAGGACGTCGCCGTCGACGCGGCCCTGAACTACCTCGACCGCGAGCAGGGCTCGATGACCTTCTCCCTCGATCTCGGCGACATCGGCGGCCCGAGCGCCGGCCTCTTCCTCGCCCTCGGCATCATCGACAAGCTCGACGGCAACGGTTCCGGCGGCGACCTCACCGGTGGCCGCACCATCGCCGGTACGGGCACCATCGCGGCGGACGGCGCGGTCGGCGCGGTCGGCGGCGTCTCGATGAAGACCCAGGCCGCCCGGCGCGACGGGGCGACCGTCTTCCTCGTACCGAAGGACGAGTGCGGTGCGGCCGAGGCGGAACTCCCGAAGGGCCTGCGGCTGATTCCCGTCACCACCCTCAAGGGCGCGGTGTCCGCGCTCGACGCCCTGGACCGGGGCGCGAGCGTCCCGAGCTGCTGA
- a CDS encoding glycine betaine ABC transporter substrate-binding protein — MADDVSPGSVGAGEPLKGASLTVTSKNFSENIILGQMIGLVFQAAGAEVLDRTNLPGSISAREAIVQGDADAMYEYTGTGWITYLGNAEPIDDPEEQWKAVRDADRRNGVTWLPQSSLNNTYALAISSKNNAKYKLKDLSDVAALAKKDPSAVTVCVENEFASRDDGLPGMEKAYGMSLPAANIRKMDAGIIYTQVSKSDSCLLGEIFTTDGRIKAMNLDVLADNKHFFPNYNAAPVIHTATFDKYPVIADLLDPVSAKLTTEVAQELNAKVDVEGADPHTVALEWLVEEGFIKEE; from the coding sequence ATGGCGGACGACGTGTCGCCGGGCTCGGTGGGCGCCGGGGAGCCCTTGAAGGGCGCCTCGCTGACGGTCACCTCGAAGAACTTCAGCGAGAACATCATCCTCGGCCAGATGATCGGCCTGGTCTTCCAGGCGGCCGGCGCGGAGGTGCTGGACCGCACCAACCTCCCCGGGTCGATCAGTGCCCGCGAGGCCATCGTGCAGGGCGACGCGGACGCGATGTACGAGTACACGGGCACCGGCTGGATCACCTACCTGGGCAACGCGGAGCCGATCGACGACCCCGAGGAGCAGTGGAAGGCGGTACGCGACGCCGACCGGCGGAACGGGGTGACCTGGCTCCCCCAGTCCAGCCTCAACAACACCTACGCGCTCGCCATCAGCAGTAAGAACAACGCGAAGTACAAGCTGAAGGACCTGTCCGACGTGGCGGCGCTGGCGAAGAAGGACCCGTCGGCGGTGACGGTCTGCGTGGAGAACGAGTTCGCCTCCCGCGACGACGGTCTGCCCGGCATGGAGAAGGCGTACGGGATGTCCCTGCCGGCCGCGAACATCCGAAAGATGGACGCGGGGATCATCTACACCCAGGTGTCCAAGTCCGACTCCTGTCTGCTGGGCGAGATCTTCACGACGGACGGCCGGATCAAGGCGATGAACCTGGACGTGCTCGCCGACAACAAGCACTTCTTCCCGAACTACAACGCGGCGCCGGTCATCCACACGGCGACCTTCGACAAGTACCCGGTGATCGCGGACCTGCTGGACCCGGTGAGCGCGAAGCTGACCACCGAGGTCGCCCAGGAGCTCAACGCCAAGGTGGACGTGGAGGGCGCGGACCCGCACACGGTGGCGTTGGAGTGGCTGGTGGAGGAGGGGTTCATCAAGGAGGAGTGA
- a CDS encoding ABC transporter permease, whose protein sequence is MSPSSRQDRDSSGRDAMPDRPAGEHDVKGVAFRDEESEPPPPPARPPRRITWQKLVVLPLVLAAVLVATYFWINNVTLDSIAENSIAGDTVELRWWQHVRLTAISTFWVLIIAIPLGIALTRRGLSRSAPLFTAIANIGQATPAIGLLALLVIWLGIGPSTAITGMVIYAVLPVLSNTVAGLKSIDPTLVEAARGIGMSGTGTLAKVELPLAVPLILAGVRTALVLNVGTATLATFGGGGGLGDLITSGIQTQRMPVLVLGSVLTVVLALLVDWLASLVELALTPRGLEAP, encoded by the coding sequence ATGAGCCCCAGCAGCCGCCAGGACCGCGACTCGTCCGGCCGGGACGCGATGCCGGACCGGCCGGCGGGCGAGCACGACGTCAAGGGGGTGGCGTTCCGGGACGAGGAGAGCGAGCCGCCCCCTCCCCCGGCGCGTCCGCCGCGCCGGATCACCTGGCAGAAGCTGGTGGTGCTGCCGCTGGTTCTGGCGGCGGTGCTGGTGGCGACGTACTTCTGGATCAACAACGTCACCCTGGACTCGATCGCGGAGAACTCGATCGCGGGTGACACGGTGGAGCTGCGCTGGTGGCAGCACGTACGGCTGACGGCGATCTCGACGTTCTGGGTGCTGATCATCGCGATTCCGCTGGGCATCGCGCTGACCCGCAGGGGTCTGTCGCGGTCCGCTCCCCTCTTCACCGCGATCGCCAACATCGGCCAGGCCACCCCGGCGATCGGCCTGCTGGCCCTGCTGGTGATCTGGCTGGGCATCGGCCCGTCGACGGCGATCACCGGCATGGTGATCTACGCGGTGCTGCCGGTGCTCTCCAACACGGTGGCGGGGCTCAAGTCGATCGATCCGACGCTGGTGGAGGCGGCGCGGGGCATCGGGATGTCGGGGACGGGGACGCTGGCGAAGGTGGAGCTGCCGCTCGCCGTCCCGCTGATCCTGGCCGGCGTCCGTACGGCCCTGGTGCTGAACGTGGGTACGGCGACGCTGGCCACGTTCGGCGGCGGTGGCGGGCTCGGCGACCTGATCACCTCGGGCATCCAGACGCAGCGCATGCCGGTGCTGGTGCTGGGATCGGTGCTGACGGTGGTGCTCGCGCTGCTGGTGGACTGGCTGGCCTCGCTGGTGGAACTGGCGCTGACGCCCCGCGGACTGGAGGCACCGTGA
- a CDS encoding betaine/proline/choline family ABC transporter ATP-binding protein (Members of the family are the ATP-binding subunit of ABC transporters for substrates such as betaine, L-proline or other amino acids, choline, carnitine, etc. The substrate specificity is best determined from the substrate-binding subunit, rather than this subunit, as it interacts with the permease subunit and not with substrate directly.) — protein sequence MSETAADATAEPEAAAETSGATIQLENLTKLYPGNPNPAVENVSMDIRAGETVIFVGPSGCGKSTTLKMINRLIEPTSGRIRIGDEDVTDMDPVKLRRKIGYAIQSSGLFPHMTVADNIALVPKMVGWSKRKVKDRVEEMLDLVGLDPREFHGRYPRQLSGGQQQRVGVARALAADPPVLLMDEPFGAVDPITRDHLQDELIRLQHELHKTIVFVTHDFDEAIKLGDRIAVLRERSHIAQFDTPEAILTNPTDDFVSGFVGAGAALKRLNLTRVRDVVVADFPTVTVDDPLQDIFNKLRSGPHNELLMLDRKNRPYKWLRRGDLMRARGSLARAGQLVHDTVTRDATLHDALEAVLTDSGGRAAVTGRRGEFVGVVDMSTLMDNVQELLEADRLTAMEHQHQLEELRSHQTEQELEGGGGA from the coding sequence GTGTCTGAGACCGCTGCCGACGCCACCGCCGAGCCGGAGGCGGCGGCCGAGACCTCCGGGGCGACGATCCAGCTGGAGAACCTCACCAAGCTGTACCCGGGCAACCCGAACCCGGCCGTGGAGAACGTCTCCATGGACATCAGGGCGGGCGAGACGGTGATCTTCGTGGGCCCGTCCGGTTGCGGCAAGTCGACCACGCTGAAGATGATCAACCGGCTGATCGAGCCGACGTCCGGCCGGATCAGGATCGGCGACGAGGACGTCACCGACATGGACCCGGTGAAGCTGCGCCGGAAGATCGGGTACGCGATCCAGTCCTCGGGGCTCTTCCCGCACATGACGGTCGCCGACAACATCGCCCTCGTACCGAAGATGGTCGGCTGGTCGAAGCGGAAGGTGAAGGACCGGGTCGAGGAGATGCTCGACCTGGTCGGGCTCGACCCCCGGGAGTTCCACGGCCGCTACCCGCGCCAGCTCTCCGGCGGCCAGCAGCAGCGTGTGGGCGTGGCGCGGGCGCTCGCCGCCGACCCGCCGGTGCTGCTGATGGACGAGCCGTTCGGTGCCGTCGACCCGATCACCCGCGACCACCTCCAGGACGAGCTGATCCGGCTCCAGCACGAGCTGCACAAGACGATCGTGTTCGTCACCCACGACTTCGACGAGGCGATCAAGCTCGGCGACCGGATCGCGGTGCTGCGGGAGCGTTCGCACATCGCGCAGTTCGACACCCCGGAGGCGATCCTCACCAACCCGACCGACGACTTCGTCTCCGGGTTCGTCGGGGCGGGCGCGGCGCTGAAGCGGCTCAACCTCACCCGGGTCCGGGACGTGGTCGTCGCCGACTTCCCGACGGTGACGGTGGACGACCCGCTCCAGGACATCTTCAACAAGCTGCGCAGCGGCCCGCACAACGAGCTGCTGATGCTGGACCGCAAGAACCGCCCCTACAAGTGGCTGCGGCGCGGCGACCTGATGCGGGCACGCGGCTCGCTCGCGCGGGCGGGACAGCTGGTGCACGACACGGTGACCCGGGACGCGACGCTGCACGACGCGCTGGAGGCGGTGCTCACCGACAGCGGCGGGCGGGCCGCGGTGACGGGGCGGCGCGGGGAGTTCGTCGGGGTGGTGGACATGAGCACCCTGATGGACAACGTGCAGGAGCTGCTGGAGGCGGACCGGCTCACGGCGATGGAGCACCAGCACCAGCTGGAGGAGCTGCGCAGCCATCAGACGGAGCAGGAGCTGGAGGGGGGTGGCGGCGCATGA
- a CDS encoding ABC transporter permease, with translation MSFWEYVTTRHQQLLTDAFQHVSAVFQCMVIATVLGVVIGVVSYRSGWGGSFAITSTATILTIPSLAAIGLLIPLVGLGVAPTVITLTMYGLLPIVRNSIVGLRGVDPSLVDAAKGIGMSRIARLCRVELPLAWPPILTGIRVATQMLMGIAAIAAYASGPGLGNEIFRGIASLGSANAINQVLAGTLGIVILALLFDAAYVLLGRLTIPRGIRV, from the coding sequence TTGAGCTTCTGGGAGTACGTGACGACCCGGCACCAGCAACTGCTCACCGACGCCTTCCAGCACGTCAGCGCCGTCTTCCAGTGCATGGTCATCGCGACGGTGCTGGGGGTGGTGATCGGGGTGGTCAGCTACCGCAGCGGCTGGGGCGGTTCGTTCGCCATCACGTCGACGGCGACGATCCTGACCATCCCCTCGCTGGCGGCGATCGGTCTGCTGATCCCGCTGGTCGGGCTGGGTGTGGCGCCGACCGTGATCACGCTGACGATGTACGGGCTGCTGCCCATCGTGCGTAACTCCATCGTGGGGCTGCGCGGGGTGGACCCGTCGCTGGTGGACGCGGCGAAGGGCATCGGGATGTCGCGGATCGCGCGGCTGTGCCGGGTGGAGCTGCCGCTCGCCTGGCCGCCGATCCTCACCGGTATCCGGGTCGCCACGCAGATGCTGATGGGCATCGCCGCGATCGCCGCGTACGCCTCGGGGCCCGGGCTCGGCAACGAGATCTTCCGGGGCATCGCCTCGCTGGGCAGCGCCAACGCGATCAACCAGGTCCTCGCCGGCACGCTCGGCATCGTCATCCTCGCGCTTCTCTTCGACGCCGCGTACGTGCTGCTCGGGCGGCTGACCATTCCCAGGGGGATCCGTGTCTGA
- a CDS encoding Lrp/AsnC family transcriptional regulator — protein MGIDRLDGELIVLLAREPRIGVLEASRRLGVARGTVQARLDRLQSNGVIRGFGPEVDPAALGYPVTAFATLEIKQGQGADVRAHLMGVPEVLELHTTTGHGDMLCRLVARSNADLQRVIDRVVGFDGIVRASTAIVMENPVPLRVIPLVEQAARDTD, from the coding sequence GTGGGAATCGACCGACTGGACGGGGAACTGATCGTGCTGCTGGCCCGGGAGCCCCGGATCGGGGTGCTGGAGGCGTCCCGGCGGCTGGGGGTGGCGCGCGGGACGGTGCAGGCGCGCCTCGACCGCCTTCAGTCGAATGGAGTCATCCGGGGGTTCGGGCCCGAGGTGGATCCGGCGGCGCTCGGGTACCCGGTCACCGCCTTCGCGACGCTGGAGATCAAACAGGGTCAAGGCGCCGATGTGCGGGCCCACTTGATGGGCGTACCGGAGGTGCTGGAGCTGCACACGACGACCGGGCACGGGGACATGCTGTGCCGGCTCGTGGCGCGGTCGAACGCCGATCTCCAGCGCGTCATCGACCGGGTTGTCGGTTTTGATGGCATCGTCCGGGCCTCCACGGCGATCGTCATGGAGAACCCCGTCCCGCTGCGCGTCATCCCGCTCGTGGAGCAGGCCGCGAGGGACACCGACTGA
- the hppD gene encoding 4-hydroxyphenylpyruvate dioxygenase: MTETLHTTPDTARQADPFPVKGMDAVVFAVGNAKQAAHYYSTAFGMKLVAYSGPENGSRETASYVLTNGSARFVLTSVVKASTDWGTFLEEHVAAHGDGVIDLAIEVPDARAAYAYAVAHGARGITEPHEIKDEHGTVVLAAIATYGTTRHTLVERGGYDGPYLPGFAAAEPIVEPSAKRTFQAVDHCVGNVELGRMDEWVAFYNQVMGFTNMKEFVGDDIATEYSALMSKVVADGTLKVKFPINEPAVAKKKSQIDEYLEFYGGAGVQHIALATDDIVASVRAMRAAGVRFLDTPDSYYDTLGEWAGETRVPVETLRELKILVDRDEDGYLLQIFTKPVQDRPTVFFEMIERHGSMGFGKGNFKALFEAIEREQERRGNL, encoded by the coding sequence ATGACAGAGACTCTGCACACCACGCCCGACACCGCCCGGCAGGCCGACCCCTTCCCGGTGAAGGGAATGGACGCGGTCGTCTTCGCCGTGGGCAACGCCAAGCAGGCCGCGCACTACTACTCGACGGCCTTCGGCATGAAGCTGGTCGCCTACTCCGGACCGGAGAACGGCAGCCGCGAGACCGCGAGTTACGTCCTGACCAACGGCTCCGCCCGCTTCGTCCTCACCTCCGTGGTCAAGGCGTCCACCGACTGGGGCACCTTCCTGGAGGAGCACGTCGCGGCCCACGGCGACGGCGTGATCGACCTCGCCATCGAGGTGCCCGACGCCCGCGCCGCGTACGCCTACGCCGTCGCGCACGGCGCGCGCGGCATCACCGAGCCGCACGAGATCAAGGACGAGCACGGCACGGTCGTCCTCGCGGCCATCGCCACGTACGGCACCACCCGCCACACCCTCGTCGAACGCGGCGGCTACGACGGCCCCTACCTCCCGGGCTTCGCCGCCGCCGAGCCGATCGTCGAGCCCTCGGCCAAGCGCACCTTCCAGGCCGTCGACCACTGCGTCGGCAACGTCGAACTCGGCCGGATGGACGAGTGGGTGGCCTTCTACAACCAGGTCATGGGCTTCACCAACATGAAGGAGTTCGTCGGCGACGACATCGCCACCGAATACTCCGCCCTGATGTCGAAGGTCGTCGCGGACGGCACCCTGAAGGTCAAGTTCCCGATCAACGAACCGGCCGTCGCGAAGAAGAAGTCGCAGATCGACGAGTACCTGGAGTTCTACGGCGGCGCCGGTGTCCAGCACATCGCGCTCGCCACCGACGACATCGTCGCCTCCGTCCGTGCGATGCGCGCCGCCGGCGTGCGGTTCCTGGACACCCCCGACTCGTACTACGACACCCTCGGCGAGTGGGCCGGTGAGACACGGGTCCCGGTGGAGACCCTGCGCGAACTGAAGATCCTGGTCGACCGCGACGAGGACGGCTACCTGCTGCAGATCTTCACCAAGCCGGTGCAGGACCGGCCGACCGTCTTCTTCGAGATGATCGAGCGGCACGGCTCGATGGGCTTCGGCAAGGGCAACTTCAAGGCCCTCTTCGAGGCCATCGAGCGCGAACAGGAGCGCCGGGGCAACCTCTGA